A portion of the Pagrus major chromosome 8, Pma_NU_1.0 genome contains these proteins:
- the frmd4a gene encoding FERM domain-containing protein 4A isoform X3, with translation MHSLQCCQNQHCGVLPAYWITGTVNFHEESGGGERWKNSSDFFIPFHVKMTEGRRCQVHLLDDRKLELLVQPKLMAKDLLDLVASHFNLKEKEYFGIAYTDETGHFSWLQLDRRVLEHEFPKKSGPIVLYFCVRFYIESISYLKDNATIELFFLNAKSIIYKELIEVDSDVVFELASYILQEAKGDFTSNDATRSDLKKLPALPTQALKEHPSLAYCEDRVVEHYKKLNGQSRGQAIVNYMSIVESLPTYGVHYYAVKDKQGIPWWLGLSYKGIFQYDHQDKVKPRKVFQWRQLENLYFREKKFSVEVHDPRSRASVTRRTFGHSGIAVHTWYACPALIKSIWAMAISQHQFYLDRKQSKSKIHAARSLSEIAIDLTETGTLKTSKLANMGSKGKIISGSSGSLLSSGSQESDSSQTAKKDMLAALRARQDALEETLRQRLEELKNICIREAELTGKLPKEYPLDPGEEPPTVRRKIGTAFKLDEQKILPKGEEEELERLEREFAIQSQITEAARRLASDPHVSSKKLKKQRKTSYLNALKKLQEIENSINEYRVRSGKKPTQRASLIIEEANIGSEDSSLSDALVLDDDDPQVTGTPTFSPVASPHKGLPPRPPSHSRPPPPQSLDGLRHLHYTRSDYDKSPIKPKMWSESSLDEPYEKVKKRSSHSRRFPSSGSAEAGGSNSLQSSPIRSLPHWNSQSSMPSTPDLRTRTPHYVHSTRSVDISPTRLHSLAQHFRNRSSSLESQGKLLASDPDAHPHTLGTLGSPEFFLGPGRSSNGSDPLDDCSSCTSQSSSEHYYPSGGPPGSNPNYSTLGEDSPSKARQRQRQRHRSAGHLGSSNSGSMPNLAAKNGSIGGSGGGGMGGGHHGVYLHSQSQPSSQYRIKEYPLYVEGSPNPVVVRSLESDQEGHYSVKAQFKTSSSYTAGGLYKEAWGGEEGGEGSGRLTPSRSQIVRTPSLGREGGGGGGGGRAAVSEELRCWYQRSSGSLKERSHSGSTSSETGSQQGTLGHGRGSRVGTLAKGSPAASPHSQRSMTPSSEHAATPTPPCSPQHILNWQSGSFSDSCFLSSPLCSELADVQWYGHDKAKPGTLV, from the exons GGGCCATTTTAGCTGGCTGCAGCTGGACCGCAGGGTATTAGAACATGAGTTCCCCAAGAAGTCTGGTCCCATTGTCCTCTACTTCTGTGTCAG GTTCTACATAGAAAGTATATCCTACCTGAAGGACAATGCCACTATCGAGCTGTTTTTCCTTAATGCCAAGTCCATCATCTACAAG GAGCTTATTGAAGTGGACAGTGACGTTGTCTTTGAACTGGCTTCCTATATTCTACAA GAGGCTAAAGGTGATTTCACTAG TAATGATGCAACCAGGTCTGACCTAAAAAAGCTGCCTGCACTGCCCACCCAGGCCCTAAAGGAGCACCCATCTCTGGCCTACTG TGAAGATCGAGTCGTAGAGCATTACAAGAAGCTCAATGGGCAGTCCAGAGGGCAAGCTATTGTAAA TTATATGAGCATTGTAGAGTCCCTGCCCACATATGGAGTACATTACTACGCCGTAAAG gACAAGCAGGGGATCCCATGGTGGTTGGGTCTGAGCTATAAAGGCATCTTTCAGTATGACCACCAGGACAAAGTCAAACCCAGGAAG GTGTTCCAATGGCGTCAGTTGGAGAATCTCtacttcagagagaagaagtTTTCAGTAGAAGTTCATGACCCCAGGAG TAGGGCGTCGGTGACACGAAGGACGTTTGGTCACAGTGGCATCGCTGTGCACACGTGGTACGCCTGTCCTGCCCTCATCAAGTCCATCTGGGCCATGGCCATCAGCCAACACCAGTTCTACCTGGACCGCAAGCAGAGCAAG TCTAAGATCCATGCAGCACGGAGTCTGAGTGAGATCGCTATAGACCTTACTGAAACAGGAACTCTGAAGACCTCCAAACTGGCCAACATGGGCAGCAAGGGCAAAATTATAAGCGGCAGCAGTGGCAGTCTGCTCTCCTCAG GTTCTCAGGAATCGGACAGCTCCCAGACAGCTAAGAAGGACATGCTGGCAGCATTGAGGGCCCGGCAGGATGCACTGGAGGAAACACTAAGACAGAGACTAGAGGAACTCAAGAACATCTGCATCAGAGAGGCG GAACTGACAGGAAAGCTTCCAAAGGAATATCCTCTGGATCCAGGAGAGGAGCCACCCACAGTGAGACGGAAGATCGGGACTGCCTTCAAACTGGACGAGCAGAAAATTCTTCCTAAGGGAGAG GAAGAGGAACTGGAGCGTTTGGAGCGGGAATTTGCCATTCAGTCCCAGATTACAGAGGCAGCCAGGCGTCTTGCCAGCGATCCTCATGTGAGCAGTAAGAAGCtgaagaaacagaggaagacTTCTTATCTGAACGCACTGAAGAAGCTCCAGGAAATTGAGAACTCTATCAATGAGTACCGGGTCCGCTCTGGCAAGAAGCCCACGCAGAGAGCGTCACTTATCATAGAAG AGGCCAATATTGGTTCTGAAGACAGTTCATTGTCCGACGCACTGGTCTTAGATGATG ATGATCCTCAAGTCACAGGTACCCCTACCTTCTCTCCAGTAGCATCGCCTCACAAAGGCCTCCCTCCTCGACCACCATCTCACAGTCGGCCCCCTCCACCACAGTCTCTGGATGGCCTTCGACACCTGCACTACACGCGCTCTGACTACGATAAATCACCCATCAAACCCAAGATGTGGAGTGAATCGTCACTGGATGAGCCTTATGAAAAAGTCAAGAAACGCTCCTCTCACTCCAG GCGTTTCCCAAGCTCTGGCAGTGCAGAAGCAGGGGGTAGTAACTCTCTGCAGAGCAGCCCCATCAGGAGCCTCCCTCACTGGAATTCACAGTCCAGCATGCCCTCGACCCCGGACCTGAGGACCAGGACCCCACACTATGTACATTCCACTAG GTCAGTGGACATCAGTCCAACACGTCTGCACAGTCTCGCTCAGCACTTTAGGAACCGCAGCTCAAGCCTTGAGTCCCAGGGCAAACTGTTGGCATCCGACCCTGACGCACACCCGCACACCCTGGGCACACTGGGCAGCCCTGAATTCTTCCTGGGCCCAGGACGCAGCTCCAATGGCTCTGATCCATTGGACGACTGCTCATCATGCACCAGCCAGAGCAGCTCGGAGCATTACTACCCCTCTGGTGGACCCCCCGGCAGCAACCCCAATTACTCTACTCTGGGAGAGGACTCACCCTCCAAAGccaggcagaggcagaggcaaaGGCACAG GTCTGCAGGTCACCTGGGTTCCTCTAACTCTGGCTCCATGCCAAACCTGGCAGCTAAGAACGGCTCCATTGGAGGCTCAGGTGGAGGTGGGATGGGAGGGGGACACCATGGAGTCTACCTCCACAGCCAGAGCCAGCCCTCCTCTCAGTACCGCATCAAGGAGTACCCGCTTTACGTGGAGGGCAGCCCCAACCCAGTTGTGGTGCGCAGCCTGGAGAGCGACCAGGAGGGCCACTACAGCGTGAAGGCCCAATTCAAGACCTCCAGCTCCTACACGGCCGGGGGACTGTACAAAGAGGCCTGggggggagaggaaggaggagaggggagcgGCCGACTCACGCCGTCGCGCTCTCAAATAGTACGGACTCCGTCATTGGGGCGAGAGGGTGGTGGAGgcggaggaggggggagggcaGCAGTGTCTGAAGAGCTGAGGTGCTGGTACCAGAGGTCCTCAGGGAGCCTGAAAGAGAGGAGTCACTCGGGGTCTACTTCCTCCGAGACAGGGTCACAGCAAGGCACCCTGGGACATGGTCGAGGGAGCAGAGTAGGAACACTTGCCAAGGGCTCACCGG CTGCATCCCCTCACAGCCAGAGGAGTATGACGCCCTCCAGCGAACACGCAGCCACACCCACACCCCCCTGTAGCCCACAGCACATCCTCAACTGGCAGAGCGG GTCTTTCAGTGACAGCTGTTTTCTCAGCAGCCCCCTGTGCTCAGAGCTGGCAGATGTGCAGTGGTACGGACATGACAAGGCCAAACCTGGAACCCTGGTCTGA
- the frmd4a gene encoding FERM domain-containing protein 4A isoform X7 has protein sequence MHSLQCCQNQHCGVLPAYWITGTVNFHEESGGGERWKNSSDFFIPFHVKMTEGRRCQVHLLDDRKLELLVQPKLMAKDLLDLVASHFNLKEKEYFGIAYTDETGHFSWLQLDRRVLEHEFPKKSGPIVLYFCVRFYIESISYLKDNATIELFFLNAKSIIYKELIEVDSDVVFELASYILQEAKGDFTSNDATRSDLKKLPALPTQALKEHPSLAYCEDRVVEHYKKLNGQSRGQAIVNYMSIVESLPTYGVHYYAVKDKQGIPWWLGLSYKGIFQYDHQDKVKPRKVFQWRQLENLYFREKKFSVEVHDPRRASVTRRTFGHSGIAVHTWYACPALIKSIWAMAISQHQFYLDRKQSKSKIHAARSLSEIAIDLTETGTLKTSKLANMGSKGKIISGSSGSLLSSGSQESDSSQTAKKDMLAALRARQDALEETLRQRLEELKNICIREAELTGKLPKEYPLDPGEEPPTVRRKIGTAFKLDEQKILPKGEEEELERLEREFAIQSQITEAARRLASDPHVSSKKLKKQRKTSYLNALKKLQEIENSINEYRVRSGKKPTQRASLIIEEANIGSEDSSLSDALVLDDDDPQVTGTPTFSPVASPHKGLPPRPPSHSRPPPPQSLDGLRHLHYTRSDYDKSPIKPKMWSESSLDEPYEKVKKRSSHSRRFPSSGSAEAGGSNSLQSSPIRSLPHWNSQSSMPSTPDLRTRTPHYVHSTRSVDISPTRLHSLAQHFRNRSSSLESQGKLLASDPDAHPHTLGTLGSPEFFLGPGRSSNGSDPLDDCSSCTSQSSSEHYYPSGGPPGSNPNYSTLGEDSPSKARQRQRQRHRSAGHLGSSNSGSMPNLAAKNGSIGGSGGGGMGGGHHGVYLHSQSQPSSQYRIKEYPLYVEGSPNPVVVRSLESDQEGHYSVKAQFKTSSSYTAGGLYKEAWGGEEGGEGSGRLTPSRSQIVRTPSLGREGGGGGGGGRAAVSEELRCWYQRSSGSLKERSHSGSTSSETGSQQGTLGHGRGSRVGTLAKGSPAASPHSQRSMTPSSEHAATPTPPCSPQHILNWQSGSFSDSCFLSSPLCSELADVQWYGHDKAKPGTLV, from the exons GGGCCATTTTAGCTGGCTGCAGCTGGACCGCAGGGTATTAGAACATGAGTTCCCCAAGAAGTCTGGTCCCATTGTCCTCTACTTCTGTGTCAG GTTCTACATAGAAAGTATATCCTACCTGAAGGACAATGCCACTATCGAGCTGTTTTTCCTTAATGCCAAGTCCATCATCTACAAG GAGCTTATTGAAGTGGACAGTGACGTTGTCTTTGAACTGGCTTCCTATATTCTACAA GAGGCTAAAGGTGATTTCACTAG TAATGATGCAACCAGGTCTGACCTAAAAAAGCTGCCTGCACTGCCCACCCAGGCCCTAAAGGAGCACCCATCTCTGGCCTACTG TGAAGATCGAGTCGTAGAGCATTACAAGAAGCTCAATGGGCAGTCCAGAGGGCAAGCTATTGTAAA TTATATGAGCATTGTAGAGTCCCTGCCCACATATGGAGTACATTACTACGCCGTAAAG gACAAGCAGGGGATCCCATGGTGGTTGGGTCTGAGCTATAAAGGCATCTTTCAGTATGACCACCAGGACAAAGTCAAACCCAGGAAG GTGTTCCAATGGCGTCAGTTGGAGAATCTCtacttcagagagaagaagtTTTCAGTAGAAGTTCATGACCCCAGGAG GGCGTCGGTGACACGAAGGACGTTTGGTCACAGTGGCATCGCTGTGCACACGTGGTACGCCTGTCCTGCCCTCATCAAGTCCATCTGGGCCATGGCCATCAGCCAACACCAGTTCTACCTGGACCGCAAGCAGAGCAAG TCTAAGATCCATGCAGCACGGAGTCTGAGTGAGATCGCTATAGACCTTACTGAAACAGGAACTCTGAAGACCTCCAAACTGGCCAACATGGGCAGCAAGGGCAAAATTATAAGCGGCAGCAGTGGCAGTCTGCTCTCCTCAG GTTCTCAGGAATCGGACAGCTCCCAGACAGCTAAGAAGGACATGCTGGCAGCATTGAGGGCCCGGCAGGATGCACTGGAGGAAACACTAAGACAGAGACTAGAGGAACTCAAGAACATCTGCATCAGAGAGGCG GAACTGACAGGAAAGCTTCCAAAGGAATATCCTCTGGATCCAGGAGAGGAGCCACCCACAGTGAGACGGAAGATCGGGACTGCCTTCAAACTGGACGAGCAGAAAATTCTTCCTAAGGGAGAG GAAGAGGAACTGGAGCGTTTGGAGCGGGAATTTGCCATTCAGTCCCAGATTACAGAGGCAGCCAGGCGTCTTGCCAGCGATCCTCATGTGAGCAGTAAGAAGCtgaagaaacagaggaagacTTCTTATCTGAACGCACTGAAGAAGCTCCAGGAAATTGAGAACTCTATCAATGAGTACCGGGTCCGCTCTGGCAAGAAGCCCACGCAGAGAGCGTCACTTATCATAGAAG AGGCCAATATTGGTTCTGAAGACAGTTCATTGTCCGACGCACTGGTCTTAGATGATG ATGATCCTCAAGTCACAGGTACCCCTACCTTCTCTCCAGTAGCATCGCCTCACAAAGGCCTCCCTCCTCGACCACCATCTCACAGTCGGCCCCCTCCACCACAGTCTCTGGATGGCCTTCGACACCTGCACTACACGCGCTCTGACTACGATAAATCACCCATCAAACCCAAGATGTGGAGTGAATCGTCACTGGATGAGCCTTATGAAAAAGTCAAGAAACGCTCCTCTCACTCCAG GCGTTTCCCAAGCTCTGGCAGTGCAGAAGCAGGGGGTAGTAACTCTCTGCAGAGCAGCCCCATCAGGAGCCTCCCTCACTGGAATTCACAGTCCAGCATGCCCTCGACCCCGGACCTGAGGACCAGGACCCCACACTATGTACATTCCACTAG GTCAGTGGACATCAGTCCAACACGTCTGCACAGTCTCGCTCAGCACTTTAGGAACCGCAGCTCAAGCCTTGAGTCCCAGGGCAAACTGTTGGCATCCGACCCTGACGCACACCCGCACACCCTGGGCACACTGGGCAGCCCTGAATTCTTCCTGGGCCCAGGACGCAGCTCCAATGGCTCTGATCCATTGGACGACTGCTCATCATGCACCAGCCAGAGCAGCTCGGAGCATTACTACCCCTCTGGTGGACCCCCCGGCAGCAACCCCAATTACTCTACTCTGGGAGAGGACTCACCCTCCAAAGccaggcagaggcagaggcaaaGGCACAG GTCTGCAGGTCACCTGGGTTCCTCTAACTCTGGCTCCATGCCAAACCTGGCAGCTAAGAACGGCTCCATTGGAGGCTCAGGTGGAGGTGGGATGGGAGGGGGACACCATGGAGTCTACCTCCACAGCCAGAGCCAGCCCTCCTCTCAGTACCGCATCAAGGAGTACCCGCTTTACGTGGAGGGCAGCCCCAACCCAGTTGTGGTGCGCAGCCTGGAGAGCGACCAGGAGGGCCACTACAGCGTGAAGGCCCAATTCAAGACCTCCAGCTCCTACACGGCCGGGGGACTGTACAAAGAGGCCTGggggggagaggaaggaggagaggggagcgGCCGACTCACGCCGTCGCGCTCTCAAATAGTACGGACTCCGTCATTGGGGCGAGAGGGTGGTGGAGgcggaggaggggggagggcaGCAGTGTCTGAAGAGCTGAGGTGCTGGTACCAGAGGTCCTCAGGGAGCCTGAAAGAGAGGAGTCACTCGGGGTCTACTTCCTCCGAGACAGGGTCACAGCAAGGCACCCTGGGACATGGTCGAGGGAGCAGAGTAGGAACACTTGCCAAGGGCTCACCGG CTGCATCCCCTCACAGCCAGAGGAGTATGACGCCCTCCAGCGAACACGCAGCCACACCCACACCCCCCTGTAGCCCACAGCACATCCTCAACTGGCAGAGCGG GTCTTTCAGTGACAGCTGTTTTCTCAGCAGCCCCCTGTGCTCAGAGCTGGCAGATGTGCAGTGGTACGGACATGACAAGGCCAAACCTGGAACCCTGGTCTGA
- the frmd4a gene encoding FERM domain-containing protein 4A isoform X4, with protein sequence MHSLQCCQNQHCGVLPAYWITGTVNFHEESGGGERWKNSSDFFIPFHVKMTEGRRCQVHLLDDRKLELLVQPKLMAKDLLDLVASHFNLKEKEYFGIAYTDETGHFSWLQLDRRVLEHEFPKKSGPIVLYFCVRFYIESISYLKDNATIELFFLNAKSIIYKELIEVDSDVVFELASYILQEAKGDFTSNDATRSDLKKLPALPTQALKEHPSLAYCEDRVVEHYKKLNGQSRGQAIVNYMSIVESLPTYGVHYYAVKDKQGIPWWLGLSYKGIFQYDHQDKVKPRKVFQWRQLENLYFREKKFSVEVHDPRSRASVTRRTFGHSGIAVHTWYACPALIKSIWAMAISQHQFYLDRKQSKSKIHAARSLSEIAIDLTETGTLKTSKLANMGSKGKIISGSSGSLLSSGSQESDSSQTAKKDMLAALRARQDALEETLRQRLEELKNICIREAELTGKLPKEYPLDPGEEPPTVRRKIGTAFKLDEQKILPKGEEEELERLEREFAIQSQITEAARRLASDPHVSSKKLKKQRKTSYLNALKKLQEIENSINEYRVRSGKKPTQRASLIIEEANIGSEDSSLSDALVLDDDDPQVTGTPTFSPVASPHKGLPPRPPSHSRPPPPQSLDGLRHLHYTRSDYDKSPIKPKMWSESSLDEPYEKVKKRSSHSSHRRFPSSGSAEAGGSNSLQSSPIRSLPHWNSQSSMPSTPDLRTRTPHYVHSTRSVDISPTRLHSLAQHFRNRSSSLESQGKLLASDPDAHPHTLGTLGSPEFFLGPGRSSNGSDPLDDCSSCTSQSSSEHYYPSGGPPGSNPNYSTLGEDSPSKARQRQRQRHRSAGHLGSSNSGSMPNLAAKNGSIGGSGGGGMGGGHHGVYLHSQSQPSSQYRIKEYPLYVEGSPNPVVVRSLESDQEGHYSVKAQFKTSSSYTAGGLYKEAWGGEEGGEGSGRLTPSRSQIVRTPSLGREGGGGGGGGRAAVSEELRCWYQRSSGSLKERSHSGSTSSETGSQQGTLGHGRGSRVGTLAKGSPAASPHSQRSMTPSSEHAATPTPPCSPQHILNWQSGGTADSSPTEDVCQSPPQPSSDA encoded by the exons GGGCCATTTTAGCTGGCTGCAGCTGGACCGCAGGGTATTAGAACATGAGTTCCCCAAGAAGTCTGGTCCCATTGTCCTCTACTTCTGTGTCAG GTTCTACATAGAAAGTATATCCTACCTGAAGGACAATGCCACTATCGAGCTGTTTTTCCTTAATGCCAAGTCCATCATCTACAAG GAGCTTATTGAAGTGGACAGTGACGTTGTCTTTGAACTGGCTTCCTATATTCTACAA GAGGCTAAAGGTGATTTCACTAG TAATGATGCAACCAGGTCTGACCTAAAAAAGCTGCCTGCACTGCCCACCCAGGCCCTAAAGGAGCACCCATCTCTGGCCTACTG TGAAGATCGAGTCGTAGAGCATTACAAGAAGCTCAATGGGCAGTCCAGAGGGCAAGCTATTGTAAA TTATATGAGCATTGTAGAGTCCCTGCCCACATATGGAGTACATTACTACGCCGTAAAG gACAAGCAGGGGATCCCATGGTGGTTGGGTCTGAGCTATAAAGGCATCTTTCAGTATGACCACCAGGACAAAGTCAAACCCAGGAAG GTGTTCCAATGGCGTCAGTTGGAGAATCTCtacttcagagagaagaagtTTTCAGTAGAAGTTCATGACCCCAGGAG TAGGGCGTCGGTGACACGAAGGACGTTTGGTCACAGTGGCATCGCTGTGCACACGTGGTACGCCTGTCCTGCCCTCATCAAGTCCATCTGGGCCATGGCCATCAGCCAACACCAGTTCTACCTGGACCGCAAGCAGAGCAAG TCTAAGATCCATGCAGCACGGAGTCTGAGTGAGATCGCTATAGACCTTACTGAAACAGGAACTCTGAAGACCTCCAAACTGGCCAACATGGGCAGCAAGGGCAAAATTATAAGCGGCAGCAGTGGCAGTCTGCTCTCCTCAG GTTCTCAGGAATCGGACAGCTCCCAGACAGCTAAGAAGGACATGCTGGCAGCATTGAGGGCCCGGCAGGATGCACTGGAGGAAACACTAAGACAGAGACTAGAGGAACTCAAGAACATCTGCATCAGAGAGGCG GAACTGACAGGAAAGCTTCCAAAGGAATATCCTCTGGATCCAGGAGAGGAGCCACCCACAGTGAGACGGAAGATCGGGACTGCCTTCAAACTGGACGAGCAGAAAATTCTTCCTAAGGGAGAG GAAGAGGAACTGGAGCGTTTGGAGCGGGAATTTGCCATTCAGTCCCAGATTACAGAGGCAGCCAGGCGTCTTGCCAGCGATCCTCATGTGAGCAGTAAGAAGCtgaagaaacagaggaagacTTCTTATCTGAACGCACTGAAGAAGCTCCAGGAAATTGAGAACTCTATCAATGAGTACCGGGTCCGCTCTGGCAAGAAGCCCACGCAGAGAGCGTCACTTATCATAGAAG AGGCCAATATTGGTTCTGAAGACAGTTCATTGTCCGACGCACTGGTCTTAGATGATG ATGATCCTCAAGTCACAGGTACCCCTACCTTCTCTCCAGTAGCATCGCCTCACAAAGGCCTCCCTCCTCGACCACCATCTCACAGTCGGCCCCCTCCACCACAGTCTCTGGATGGCCTTCGACACCTGCACTACACGCGCTCTGACTACGATAAATCACCCATCAAACCCAAGATGTGGAGTGAATCGTCACTGGATGAGCCTTATGAAAAAGTCAAGAAACGCTCCTCTCACTCCAG TCACAGGCGTTTCCCAAGCTCTGGCAGTGCAGAAGCAGGGGGTAGTAACTCTCTGCAGAGCAGCCCCATCAGGAGCCTCCCTCACTGGAATTCACAGTCCAGCATGCCCTCGACCCCGGACCTGAGGACCAGGACCCCACACTATGTACATTCCACTAG GTCAGTGGACATCAGTCCAACACGTCTGCACAGTCTCGCTCAGCACTTTAGGAACCGCAGCTCAAGCCTTGAGTCCCAGGGCAAACTGTTGGCATCCGACCCTGACGCACACCCGCACACCCTGGGCACACTGGGCAGCCCTGAATTCTTCCTGGGCCCAGGACGCAGCTCCAATGGCTCTGATCCATTGGACGACTGCTCATCATGCACCAGCCAGAGCAGCTCGGAGCATTACTACCCCTCTGGTGGACCCCCCGGCAGCAACCCCAATTACTCTACTCTGGGAGAGGACTCACCCTCCAAAGccaggcagaggcagaggcaaaGGCACAG GTCTGCAGGTCACCTGGGTTCCTCTAACTCTGGCTCCATGCCAAACCTGGCAGCTAAGAACGGCTCCATTGGAGGCTCAGGTGGAGGTGGGATGGGAGGGGGACACCATGGAGTCTACCTCCACAGCCAGAGCCAGCCCTCCTCTCAGTACCGCATCAAGGAGTACCCGCTTTACGTGGAGGGCAGCCCCAACCCAGTTGTGGTGCGCAGCCTGGAGAGCGACCAGGAGGGCCACTACAGCGTGAAGGCCCAATTCAAGACCTCCAGCTCCTACACGGCCGGGGGACTGTACAAAGAGGCCTGggggggagaggaaggaggagaggggagcgGCCGACTCACGCCGTCGCGCTCTCAAATAGTACGGACTCCGTCATTGGGGCGAGAGGGTGGTGGAGgcggaggaggggggagggcaGCAGTGTCTGAAGAGCTGAGGTGCTGGTACCAGAGGTCCTCAGGGAGCCTGAAAGAGAGGAGTCACTCGGGGTCTACTTCCTCCGAGACAGGGTCACAGCAAGGCACCCTGGGACATGGTCGAGGGAGCAGAGTAGGAACACTTGCCAAGGGCTCACCGG CTGCATCCCCTCACAGCCAGAGGAGTATGACGCCCTCCAGCGAACACGCAGCCACACCCACACCCCCCTGTAGCCCACAGCACATCCTCAACTGGCAGAGCGG AGGCACAGCAGACAGCTCTCCTACTGAGGACGTCTGTCAGTCTCCCCCTCAGCCCAGCTCTGATGCATAG